In Dermacentor variabilis isolate Ectoservices chromosome 7, ASM5094787v1, whole genome shotgun sequence, a genomic segment contains:
- the LOC142588645 gene encoding cell adhesion molecule 1-like, translating to MTKPVAPFQALLVRRGPLVAGVTAELECVAWGSRPEPTLRWTLGGRPLASAFSHWDGRNVSTATVTLRPSPADHGRRLVCAASNPKTPAVLPVQDSRRLDVHYAPEVQLETCNAAAGWACLRCRVDANPPPLRLTWTRDGEPLRDVPPLSTVLRWRQRQGRLEHYACAAENPLGTASSRPVGLILLEKHGKATMSTALTAALLLLLALLLLLVAFFCILAWNRRRLWLRGVRGRTRGRQSGDVLHAASYSGPPASLERGDAHKPA from the exons TGGCTCCCTTCCAGGCCCTGCTCGTGCGCCGGGGTCCCCTGGTGGCCGGCGTGACCGCCGAGCTGGAGTGCGTCGCCTGGGGCTCGCGTCCCGAGCCGACACTGCGCTGGACGCTGGGGGGCCGTCCGCTGGCCTCAGCCTTCAGCCACTGGGACGGCCGGAACGTGAGCACGGCGACGGTCACGCTGAGACCGTCACCGGCGGACCACGGACGCCGCCTGGTGTGCGCCGCCAGTAACCCTAAGACTCCCGCCGTCCTGCCCGTGCAGGACTCGCGACGACTGGACGTGCACT ACGCTCCCGAGGTGCAGCTGGAGACGTGCAATGCAGCAGCGGGCTGGGCGTGTCTTCGCTGCCGGGTGGACGCCAACCCGCCGCCGCTGCGGCTCACCTGGACACGTGACGGTGAGCCGTTGCGAGACGTGCCCCCGCTGTCCACCGTGCTTCGGTGGCGCCAGAGGCAAGGCCGACTCGAGCACTACGCCTGCGCCGCCGAGAACCCTCTTGGCACAGCGTCTAGTCGGCCGGTGGGGCTCATTCTGCTCGAGAAACACG GCAAGGCAACAATGTCGACGGCCCTTACAGCAGCCCTGCTTCTCCTGCTTGCTCTGCTGCTGTTGCTCGTTGCTTTCTTCTGCATCCTGGCATGGAACAGACGCCGGCTGTGGCTGCGAGGAGTGCGAGGTCGGACCAGAGGGCGGCAAAGCGGCGACGTGCTCCACGCGGCGTCGTACAGTGGACCACCAGCATCGCTCGAGCGCGGTGACGCGCACAAGCCAGCGTAG